Part of the Labilibaculum antarcticum genome, TTTGGGTCTATAAAAATCATCTTTTTTTTAATTAAAATGATTGGTTTCACTGGAGGGTATATTAAAAAACTCTAAATCTTTTAGTTAGGATTCGAGTTAAGAATATTTTAGACTAAATTTACCTTGTTCATGTTTATTTTTTCATAGAACCAAGTATAATGCTTTAGGTTTTGTACTTTTGTTATGTAAAATCATATAAATAAATAATATAATGAAGAAGTTTCTAAAGTTTTTTGGAGGATTTGTAGTCTTAATTTTAGCTCTACTAATCATTTTACCCTTTTTCTTTAAGGATAAAATAATGGAACTGGTGAAAACCGAAATTAATAATACGATAGATGCGGAGGTTCAAATAGGAGATTTGTCTTTATCAATGTTTAAAAATTTCCCAAACTTGTATGTTGAGCTCGAAAATGTAAGTGTTGTTGGTAAAAATGAATTTGCAAATGACACCTTGGCTTCAGTCGGTAGTTTATACACTGCAGTTAATTTGCGCTCAGCTTTGTCTGGTACTCAAATAAAAGTTGGTGCAATTGTATTGGCCAATGCAAAGGTGAATGCAGTTGTTTTGGAATCTGGTAAAGCAAATTGGGATATTGTAAAAGAAACTGATGAGCTAATGGTGGAAGAAGAGACTGGTGAGGTTTCCGATTTTAAAGTGATTTTTGAAGAAGTGCGTATTGAAGATTTCTTTTTGCGTTACGCTGATGCATCCATAAAAACAGTTCTTATTATGGATGATTTGGATTTGACATTAAATGGTGATTTTACAGTGAAATCAACGAATCTAAATGTGAAATCACAAATTACAGGAGTCGATTTAGATTACGATGGTGTAAAATATTTGAAAAAGGCAGATGTTACTCTTGATGCCGTTCTTGAAGCTGATCTTCAGAATATGACATTCACATTTAAAGAAAATAAACTGACCTTAAATGAGCTGGTGTTTGGTATCGATGGAAATGTTGGAATGCTTGAAGATGGTTATAGTCTGGATTTGAAAATGAATGCTCAAGAGGCAGATTTCAAAACATTGCTTTCAATGGTTCCTGATGTGTTTAGAGCCGATATTAAAGGTATAGAGACCAACGGAACTCTTGCATTAACAGCTTTTGTAAAAGGGGACTATAAAGAAGAGTATATGCCTTCATTTGGGGCCAAGTTAGCTGTTCATAAGGCAACCCTTAAATATCCTGATCTAAAAGAGTCAATTAATAATATTACCATAAACGCGGAAGTAAAACATCCGGGTGGAGATTTGGATCTATTAACTGCTGATGTAAATTCATTTCATTTTGAGGTTGCTAACAACCCATTCGATGCAGAAATTCATGTAAAGAATCCAATGTCAGATCCTTACATGAATGGCTTATTTAAGGGGGTTATCGATTTCGCAAAAATTCGCCACGCAATCCCAATGGATAGCATAAAAATTAAGGGGATTGTTACTTCTGATGTTAGTTTTAGCGGAAAGATGTCTGCCATAGAAAAAGAGGAATATGAAAAAATCACGACCAAAGGGGATGTGAAATTGAAAAATTTTGAATTTTCCACTCCTGATTTCCCTCAGGGAATTAAGATTATTAGTTCTGTTCTGAATTTTACACCCAAGTACATCAG contains:
- a CDS encoding AsmA family protein, yielding MKKFLKFFGGFVVLILALLIILPFFFKDKIMELVKTEINNTIDAEVQIGDLSLSMFKNFPNLYVELENVSVVGKNEFANDTLASVGSLYTAVNLRSALSGTQIKVGAIVLANAKVNAVVLESGKANWDIVKETDELMVEEETGEVSDFKVIFEEVRIEDFFLRYADASIKTVLIMDDLDLTLNGDFTVKSTNLNVKSQITGVDLDYDGVKYLKKADVTLDAVLEADLQNMTFTFKENKLTLNELVFGIDGNVGMLEDGYSLDLKMNAQEADFKTLLSMVPDVFRADIKGIETNGTLALTAFVKGDYKEEYMPSFGAKLAVHKATLKYPDLKESINNITINAEVKHPGGDLDLLTADVNSFHFEVANNPFDAEIHVKNPMSDPYMNGLFKGVIDFAKIRHAIPMDSIKIKGIVTSDVSFSGKMSAIEKEEYEKITTKGDVKLKNFEFSTPDFPQGIKIISSVLNFTPKYISLTSFNSKIGTSDIQLTGKIEDYIPYILKDKVLKGNFNLTSNLFDLNEFMNGKEEVKATADTIPLTAVEIPANLDLRLVSSMKLIQYDKMDIQNVNGLIVVKNSKAQLTDLSMEMLRGSMTMNGSYSTKNIQKPAIDFGLDVKNFDIKSAYESLSMIKEMVPIAMNCSGKISSDLEITSLLDQEMSPVMSSLNGKGAIHSKEIIIKDNKAFNALASALKNDKYKRISVTQFDMDFVITDGNVEVKPFEAKIAGNPAKIYGTQSVDGKLNFTMDMKLPKEELGKEVNQYFDKLPGFDEVKVLDVTVKITGTVDNPNVKLDLSKAIKQAQEAVAKELERRAKKELQKKGKDLLKSLFK